The following proteins are encoded in a genomic region of Gavia stellata isolate bGavSte3 unplaced genomic scaffold, bGavSte3.hap2 HAP2_SCAFFOLD_42, whole genome shotgun sequence:
- the LOC132321470 gene encoding olfactory receptor 14C36-like → MSNSSSITQFLLLAFTDTRELQLLHFCLFLGIYLAALLGNGLIITAIACDHLLHSPMYFFLLNLSFIDLGSISTTLPKAMANSLWHTRAISYSGCAAQVFLFLFLSAAEFSLLTIMAYDRYIAICNPLHYGTLLGSRACVHMAAAAWGSGLLNAVLHTANTFSLPLCQGNAVDQFFCEIPQILKLSCSDAYLRVVGLLVVSACFSFGCFVFIVLSYVQILRAVLRIPSEQGRHKAFSTCLPHVAVVSLFLSTIMFSYLKPPSISSPSLDLVVAILYSVVPPAVNPLIYSMRNQELKDAIKKWFSRTLFNS, encoded by the coding sequence atgtccaacagcagctctatcacccagttcctcctcctggcattcacagacacgcgggagctgcagctcttgcacttctgcctcttcctgggcatctacctggctgccctcctgggaaatggcctcatcatcaccgccatagcctgcgaccacctcctccacagccccatgtacttcttcctcctcaacctttCTTTcatcgacctgggctccatctccaccactctccccaaagccatggccaattccctctggcACACCAGGGCCATTTCCTactcaggatgtgctgcccaggtatttctgtttctctttctcagtgcagcagagttttctcttctcaccatcatggcctatgaccgctacattgccatctgcaatcccctgcactacgggaccctcctgggcagcagagcttgtgtccacatggcagcagctgcctggggcagtgggttgctcaatgctgtgctgcacacagccaatacattttcactaccactctgccaaggtaatgctgtggaccagttcttctgtgaaatcccacagatcctcaagctctcctgctcagacgcCTACCTCAGGGTAGTTGGGCTTCTTGTGGTTAGTGCTTGTTTtagttttgggtgttttgttttcattgtgctgtcctatgtgcagatcttgagggccgtgctgaggatcccctctgagcagggacggcacaaagccttttccacgtgcctccctcacgTGGCTGTGGTGTCCCTGTTCCTCAGCACCATCATGTTttcctacctgaagcccccctccatctcctccccatccctggacctggtgGTGGCAATTCTGTACtcagtggtgcctccagcagtgaaccccctcatctacagcatgaggaaccaggagctcaaggatgccatCAAGAAATGGTTTTCACGGACACTTTTCAACAGCTGA